One Ignavibacterium album JCM 16511 genomic region harbors:
- a CDS encoding 2-phosphosulfolactate phosphatase — protein MKVNVLFSPIVADELYFTGKTTVVIDVLRASSTIITALNNGAKEIVPVGTIEFAVKVSGGMFGGQTLLGGERNTKKIEGFALGNSPLEYEEKVVNGKSIVFYTTNGTKALTKAKFSENLFVCAFLNLSAVAQHLVSLNKNVEIICAGRNNFFSLEDTVCAGKLVSEIISLKPEVEINDSVAAALALNHKYGSDLPKMLRESDHGKLLIENGFEEDINYCSQLNIYNTIPYYVNGVLKLMKEVD, from the coding sequence ATGAAAGTGAATGTTCTTTTTTCACCAATAGTTGCTGATGAACTTTATTTTACAGGCAAAACAACGGTAGTGATTGATGTTTTGCGTGCTTCATCAACAATAATTACTGCATTAAATAACGGTGCTAAAGAAATCGTTCCTGTGGGAACGATTGAATTTGCAGTTAAAGTATCAGGTGGAATGTTTGGCGGACAAACATTACTTGGCGGCGAACGTAACACAAAAAAAATAGAAGGATTTGCTCTCGGTAATTCGCCACTTGAATATGAAGAAAAAGTAGTTAATGGTAAGTCAATAGTATTTTATACTACAAACGGTACCAAAGCACTTACAAAGGCAAAGTTTTCTGAAAATCTTTTTGTCTGTGCTTTTCTGAATCTGAGTGCTGTTGCACAACATCTTGTTTCATTAAACAAGAATGTTGAAATTATCTGTGCAGGAAGAAATAATTTCTTTTCTCTTGAAGATACGGTATGTGCCGGAAAGCTTGTCTCGGAAATTATTTCACTCAAACCTGAAGTTGAAATTAATGACTCAGTTGCTGCTGCACTTGCATTAAATCATAAATATGGCAGCGACTTGCCAAAAATGTTAAGAGAAAGTGATCACGGCAAACTTTTAATTGAAAATGGTTTTGAAGAAGATATTAATTACTGTTCGCAATTAAATATTTACAACACTATTCCTTATTATGTTAATGGTGTTCTTAAGTTAATGAAAGAAGTTGATTAG
- a CDS encoding DNA translocase FtsK: MKKKKSVKETNGNTKEREYFSFSPEKKNKILGLFLMLLSVFLFVAIVTFNRADEANLTLLFDDVYNSFDQNLEIHNWLGVVGAHISLFLIKATLGYFSIVFPVLIFIWGTLYFKRFDKKKVIHIFNFLLISAIILASFFGLLKTHYEMIQGIYELSGFVGDFIGAFLGRTFGGLGSILILVLASSVLLIYAFDVKIEELLRRLKNLAIYLFNLITKEKEAEAEIKPEVKDDNLEKIKKITAEKKKKKVKEEKEEISPTELTEQEAEEQTRIRIIKKDETPQQIPENEVIKEEVKKVDIEKTGELPKKEDKQTDESILPNQWEEKIEYKMPGLDLLDPIPEENYKVAEEELTKNAELLKDKLKLFDIEIKDISVTPGPVVTLYEIVPAPGVKISRIVGLENDIALALAAKGIRIIAPIPGKSAIGVEIPNAQASMVNARSVLGKINETKAELPIALGKTISGDVYVADLSKMPHLLIAGSTGSGKSVGINMIITSLLYTKHPSEVKFCLVDPKKIELSFYNKLRRHYLAASPDLNEEIITEPQNAVLMLKAVEYEMERRYDKLSKAAVRNIVDYNRKVSDPATKPKDSETMKHYPLPYIIVIVDELADLMITAGREVEEPITRLAQLARAVGIHLVLATQRPSVNVITGVIKANFSARIAYQVATKIDSRTILDMNGAEQLLGRGDMLFLPTGSPKPIRIQNAFISTDEVERITNYIYSQPAFSKPYQLPSLYEKKKSAASSFADDLDERFEEAARIIVRYQQGSVSFLQRKLQLGYSRAARIMDQLEEAGIVGPNDGSKARTILVENEEQLETILRTL, translated from the coding sequence ATGAAAAAGAAAAAATCAGTAAAAGAAACAAATGGTAATACTAAGGAGCGCGAATATTTTTCCTTTTCACCGGAAAAGAAAAATAAAATCCTCGGCTTGTTTCTTATGCTGTTATCAGTTTTTCTTTTCGTTGCGATTGTTACTTTTAACAGAGCCGATGAAGCAAATCTTACTCTTCTCTTTGATGATGTTTACAATTCTTTCGATCAAAATTTAGAAATTCATAACTGGCTTGGCGTTGTTGGAGCGCATATCTCTCTGTTTCTTATCAAAGCAACATTAGGATATTTCTCAATTGTATTTCCTGTTCTGATATTTATATGGGGAACACTTTACTTTAAAAGATTCGATAAGAAAAAAGTAATTCACATCTTTAACTTTCTTCTGATAAGTGCAATTATACTTGCATCTTTCTTCGGGTTGTTAAAAACACATTATGAAATGATTCAGGGTATTTATGAACTGTCAGGTTTTGTTGGTGATTTTATCGGTGCTTTTCTTGGCAGAACTTTCGGAGGGTTGGGCAGCATTCTGATTCTAGTTCTTGCATCGTCAGTATTGTTGATTTATGCATTCGATGTTAAGATTGAAGAACTTTTAAGGAGATTAAAAAATCTTGCAATCTATCTGTTCAATCTGATTACAAAAGAAAAAGAAGCTGAAGCAGAAATAAAACCTGAAGTAAAAGATGATAATCTTGAAAAAATTAAAAAGATTACCGCTGAAAAGAAAAAGAAAAAAGTTAAAGAAGAAAAAGAAGAAATCTCTCCAACTGAACTGACGGAACAGGAAGCTGAAGAACAAACAAGAATCAGAATAATAAAGAAAGATGAAACGCCACAGCAAATTCCCGAAAATGAAGTTATTAAAGAAGAAGTTAAAAAAGTTGATATAGAAAAAACCGGAGAACTACCGAAGAAAGAAGATAAACAAACAGATGAGTCAATTCTTCCTAATCAGTGGGAAGAAAAAATTGAATATAAAATGCCCGGGCTCGATTTACTCGATCCGATTCCTGAAGAAAATTACAAAGTTGCCGAAGAAGAACTTACAAAAAATGCCGAGCTGCTAAAAGACAAACTCAAACTTTTTGATATTGAGATAAAAGATATTTCTGTTACTCCCGGACCAGTTGTTACTCTTTATGAGATTGTTCCTGCGCCCGGAGTTAAAATCAGCAGAATCGTAGGACTTGAGAATGATATTGCACTTGCGCTTGCTGCAAAAGGAATCAGAATCATCGCTCCGATTCCGGGTAAAAGTGCTATCGGTGTCGAAATTCCAAATGCACAAGCTTCAATGGTTAATGCGAGATCAGTACTTGGAAAAATAAATGAAACCAAAGCTGAATTACCAATTGCGCTCGGCAAAACAATCAGCGGTGATGTTTATGTCGCAGATTTATCAAAGATGCCGCACTTATTAATTGCCGGTTCAACCGGTTCCGGTAAAAGTGTTGGTATAAATATGATTATTACGAGCTTACTTTATACCAAACATCCATCGGAAGTTAAATTCTGTCTTGTTGATCCTAAAAAAATTGAACTCTCTTTCTACAACAAATTAAGAAGACATTATCTTGCTGCTTCACCAGACTTAAACGAAGAAATAATAACAGAACCACAAAACGCTGTGTTAATGTTGAAAGCAGTTGAATATGAAATGGAACGAAGATATGATAAACTCTCAAAAGCCGCTGTAAGAAATATTGTTGATTATAACCGGAAAGTTTCTGACCCGGCAACAAAACCAAAAGACTCTGAAACGATGAAGCATTATCCTTTGCCATACATAATAGTGATTGTAGATGAGCTTGCGGATTTGATGATAACTGCCGGAAGAGAAGTTGAAGAACCGATAACCCGTTTGGCACAACTTGCACGTGCAGTCGGAATTCATTTGGTACTTGCTACTCAAAGACCATCGGTTAATGTTATCACAGGAGTAATCAAAGCGAATTTTTCTGCACGAATTGCATATCAGGTTGCTACTAAAATTGATTCAAGAACTATTCTCGATATGAATGGTGCTGAACAACTTCTCGGAAGAGGTGATATGTTGTTTCTTCCAACGGGTTCACCAAAACCAATCAGAATACAAAATGCATTCATATCAACTGATGAAGTAGAAAGAATTACAAATTATATTTATTCTCAACCGGCATTTTCAAAGCCATATCAGTTGCCATCTTTATATGAAAAGAAAAAAAGTGCTGCTTCCAGTTTTGCTGATGATTTGGATGAAAGATTTGAAGAAGCTGCAAGAATTATTGTCAGATATCAGCAAGGTTCTGTCTCATTTCTGCAAAGGAAATTGCAGCTTGGTTATTCCCGTGCGGCAAGAATTATGGATCAACTTGAAGAAGCAGGAATTGTTGGTCCTAATGATGGAAGCAAAGCAAGAACAATTTTAGTTGAAAATGAAGAACAACTTGAAACAATTTTAAGAACTTTATAG
- a CDS encoding LolA family protein — protein sequence MNKIIFLICFLLINSVYFAQSDANSILRELQNKYNSISDLSVDYSQRAGGKVILSGKIIFKKENKYRIENKNQIIGSDGNSAWNYNASQKKFVITNYDSGNNSIYSINYLVYQLPNECTLSARIESVTKVLELTPKTTNLQFRKIDLWINSDNLIQKIVLSDYNNNTNEINLSNYKLNQKISDSLFSFNPPEGTKVIDLR from the coding sequence ATGAATAAAATAATTTTCCTGATTTGCTTTTTGTTGATTAACTCAGTTTACTTTGCTCAATCAGATGCAAATTCTATTTTAAGAGAACTTCAGAATAAATATAACTCAATATCAGATTTGTCTGTCGATTATTCACAAAGAGCTGGTGGAAAAGTTATTCTTTCGGGCAAAATAATTTTTAAGAAAGAAAACAAATACCGTATTGAAAATAAAAATCAGATAATCGGCAGTGATGGAAATTCTGCCTGGAATTATAATGCATCTCAGAAAAAATTTGTAATCACGAATTACGACAGCGGGAATAATTCTATCTATTCTATTAACTATCTTGTTTATCAGTTACCGAATGAGTGCACTCTTTCAGCAAGAATTGAGAGTGTTACAAAGGTTCTCGAATTAACACCAAAAACAACCAATCTTCAGTTCAGGAAGATTGATTTATGGATAAACTCAGATAATCTTATTCAAAAAATTGTTCTTTCTGATTATAACAATAATACAAATGAAATTAATCTGAGTAATTATAAGCTGAATCAAAAAATTTCTGATTCCTTATTCTCTTTCAATCCACCGGAAGGAACCAAAGTAATTGACCTCAGATAA
- a CDS encoding lysylphosphatidylglycerol synthase transmembrane domain-containing protein, which produces MSLRSFFNYLLSFLLAVIFLYIAFHDVNFGEVLEIVSNANLLWMTIFILLFYLGHILRAYRWKFILHSVKANTKFSHLFGSLMIGYGVNCITPKLGELTRAVLFGRWEGLSRSSMFGTVILERIIDIIALAVSVLIAIFISTENIRDSFPWLLTTLYVSAVLIFIFILFLYFILRYEEKFSNWIINLLNRFSHSIADKVAYIFSMLTQGFFSLKGRKNYYITFLLSALIIVVYALTSYVGLLMINMQYIQPVTFTMGWVLMSISSIGVIIPTPGSTGSYHTLAKSTLVLLYGFGETVSAAYAFLTHIISYILFILTSVVIYFIFYKKQGSLEEISKTHLEEL; this is translated from the coding sequence TTGTCGCTCAGAAGTTTTTTTAATTACTTGCTTTCATTTTTGCTTGCAGTGATTTTTCTCTACATCGCATTTCACGATGTTAATTTCGGAGAGGTTCTGGAAATTGTCAGCAATGCAAATCTTTTGTGGATGACTATTTTTATTTTGTTGTTTTATCTTGGGCATATATTGCGTGCATACCGCTGGAAATTTATTCTTCACTCAGTTAAAGCTAATACAAAATTTTCTCATCTCTTCGGTTCACTAATGATTGGTTACGGAGTTAATTGTATTACACCAAAACTCGGTGAACTAACAAGAGCGGTTTTATTCGGTAGATGGGAAGGTCTTTCCCGTTCATCAATGTTCGGAACAGTGATACTTGAAAGAATAATTGACATAATTGCTCTAGCTGTTTCTGTACTTATTGCAATTTTCATTTCAACGGAAAATATTCGTGATAGTTTTCCATGGCTTCTGACAACGCTTTATGTTTCAGCTGTTTTGATATTCATATTCATTTTATTTCTTTATTTCATTTTAAGGTATGAAGAAAAATTTTCTAATTGGATAATAAATCTTTTAAATCGGTTTTCTCATTCAATAGCTGATAAAGTTGCTTACATATTTTCTATGCTTACACAAGGGTTTTTCAGTCTTAAAGGAAGAAAAAATTATTACATAACTTTTCTTCTTTCAGCATTGATAATTGTAGTTTATGCTCTTACTTCCTATGTTGGATTGCTAATGATAAATATGCAATATATCCAACCGGTTACATTTACAATGGGTTGGGTGTTGATGAGTATCAGTTCAATCGGAGTAATAATACCAACTCCGGGCAGCACAGGTTCATATCATACATTGGCCAAATCAACTTTAGTTTTATTATATGGATTTGGAGAAACAGTAAGTGCAGCTTATGCTTTTTTAACTCACATCATATCTTACATTTTATTTATCTTAACATCGGTTGTCATTTATTTTATATTCTATAAAAAGCAAGGCTCACTTGAAGAAATTTCTAAAACTCATTTAGAGGAATTATGA
- the uppP gene encoding undecaprenyl-diphosphatase UppP, with product MNFLDAAFLGLIQGLTEFLPISSTGHLTLAGKLLNLISEEHPEHWTAFIAVIQLGTLLAVLIYFYKDLIAIVSDFISENLINRKNFSNQNLNSKLGWLIIVGTAPIVVVGLLFKDQIEGAFTKNLYVISSSLIILALILFVAEKISRFKKDINDITFFDSIMIGIAQAVSLIPGSSRSGTTITAGLFLGLKRDVAARFSFLLSVPAVLASGLLQLYEALSFINNEMILNLIISTIVSAVSGYLAIDFLIKFLKKNSTMVFIIYRIILGISILILISQNIINP from the coding sequence TTGAATTTTCTTGATGCAGCTTTTCTGGGACTTATCCAGGGCTTAACTGAATTTTTACCAATCAGCTCGACAGGACACTTAACACTTGCAGGAAAATTACTTAATCTAATTTCGGAAGAACATCCTGAACATTGGACAGCTTTTATTGCTGTAATTCAATTGGGTACATTACTTGCCGTACTTATCTATTTCTACAAAGACCTGATTGCTATTGTAAGTGATTTTATTTCAGAAAATCTTATTAACCGAAAAAATTTTTCCAATCAGAATTTAAATTCAAAGTTAGGTTGGTTAATTATAGTTGGAACAGCTCCTATTGTAGTAGTTGGATTATTATTCAAAGATCAGATTGAAGGCGCGTTTACAAAAAATCTTTATGTAATTTCATCAAGTCTGATTATTCTGGCTCTTATCTTATTTGTTGCAGAAAAAATTTCTCGGTTTAAAAAGGATATAAATGATATCACATTTTTTGATTCTATTATGATCGGAATTGCTCAGGCAGTTTCTTTAATACCTGGTTCCTCAAGATCAGGAACAACAATCACTGCCGGTTTATTTTTAGGATTAAAGCGTGATGTTGCAGCAAGATTCTCATTTCTGTTGAGTGTTCCGGCTGTGCTGGCAAGTGGCTTGCTTCAGTTATATGAAGCATTATCTTTTATTAATAATGAAATGATTTTAAATCTGATAATTTCAACGATTGTAAGTGCTGTAAGCGGATATCTTGCAATTGATTTTCTGATAAAGTTTCTGAAAAAAAATTCTACAATGGTTTTTATAATTTACCGGATAATTTTAGGCATATCTATTTTGATATTAATATCGCAAAATATAATTAATCCATAA
- a CDS encoding peptidylprolyl isomerase: protein MKKIIFVLVLIFMSNQILFSQQKKDKKKMVDSMTVAIIHTNMGTIELELFADKTPKTVENFVGLANKGYYNGVIFHRVIDNFMIQGGDPTGTGRGGQSVWGGKFEDEFVPELKHDSEGILSMANAGPNTNGSQFFITLVPTPWLDGRHTVFGKVIKGMDVVKAIGKVPRNQQDRPLKDVVMEKVTIEKRPKQAPKK, encoded by the coding sequence ATGAAAAAAATTATTTTTGTTCTCGTTTTAATTTTTATGTCAAATCAAATTTTATTTTCACAACAAAAGAAGGATAAAAAGAAAATGGTTGACTCAATGACCGTTGCAATTATTCATACTAATATGGGAACGATTGAACTTGAATTATTTGCAGATAAAACTCCTAAAACAGTAGAGAACTTTGTTGGTCTTGCTAATAAAGGATATTACAATGGAGTAATATTTCACAGAGTAATTGATAATTTTATGATTCAGGGCGGTGATCCAACCGGAACAGGAAGAGGCGGACAAAGTGTGTGGGGCGGAAAATTTGAAGATGAATTTGTTCCTGAACTTAAACACGACAGCGAAGGAATTCTTTCAATGGCTAACGCTGGACCGAATACAAATGGAAGTCAGTTTTTTATTACTCTTGTTCCAACTCCGTGGCTCGATGGAAGACATACTGTATTCGGAAAAGTAATTAAAGGCATGGATGTTGTAAAAGCAATTGGTAAGGTTCCGAGAAATCAGCAAGACAGACCGTTGAAAGATGTTGTGATGGAAAAGGTAACGATTGAAAAAAGACCGAAGCAAGCACCAAAAAAATAA
- a CDS encoding sodium-dependent transporter: protein MKQQEFFSTRWALIISVLGIAVGTGNIWRFSRVVAQNGGGSFLIPWVIFLLLWSVPLIISEFAIGKYARLGPIGAIGKIAGRKFSWMGAFIVMVATAIMFYYSVVTGWCLRYFISAASGNLMNVENHLEYWNQFASGYLPLIFHLIAIGVVSFVVFRGITNGIEKFSKVLVPTLLIILLGLFVRAITLPGAIEGIKYFFTPDLNVILDYKVWLNALTQNAWDTGAGWGLIMTYAIYMRHKEDISLNASLIAFGNNSISLIAGITIFSTVFALGSIDTQSNALQQISQSGPANTGLTFIYLPKLFGQLSQSILINSVFASAFFLALFFAALTSLISMVELATRTLIDFGVGRRKAIIFVSVIAFLFGLPSAINMKFLINQDWVWGVGLLLSGAFISFAIIRFGVNRFRNEVVNGIGSDVKIGKWYNVLIKYLVPVQVIALVSWWLASSVSWDPEWWNPFHIENAGTVLFQWLIVLIVFIIFNKYMYQKTVENIK from the coding sequence ATGAAGCAACAGGAATTTTTCTCAACACGATGGGCGTTAATTATTTCTGTTCTCGGAATCGCTGTTGGTACAGGTAATATCTGGCGTTTCTCGAGAGTTGTTGCTCAGAATGGCGGCGGATCATTTCTAATTCCCTGGGTGATTTTTCTGCTGCTTTGGTCTGTTCCTTTAATCATATCTGAATTTGCAATTGGTAAGTATGCCCGTTTAGGACCTATTGGTGCAATTGGAAAAATAGCCGGAAGAAAATTTTCCTGGATGGGGGCTTTTATCGTAATGGTTGCAACAGCAATAATGTTTTATTATTCTGTTGTAACCGGTTGGTGTCTCAGATATTTTATTTCAGCTGCCTCCGGTAATCTGATGAATGTTGAAAACCATTTGGAATACTGGAATCAATTTGCTTCCGGTTATCTTCCTTTGATTTTTCATCTGATTGCAATTGGAGTTGTTTCTTTTGTGGTTTTCAGGGGAATCACAAACGGGATAGAAAAGTTTTCCAAAGTACTTGTTCCGACTCTGCTGATTATTTTGCTCGGACTATTTGTTCGTGCAATTACACTGCCCGGTGCAATAGAAGGAATAAAATATTTTTTCACCCCGGACTTAAATGTAATCCTCGATTATAAAGTCTGGCTAAATGCACTCACTCAAAATGCCTGGGATACTGGTGCCGGTTGGGGATTGATAATGACTTATGCGATCTATATGCGGCATAAAGAAGATATTTCTCTCAATGCTTCTTTAATTGCATTTGGAAATAATAGTATATCACTTATCGCCGGAATTACAATCTTCTCAACAGTTTTTGCGTTAGGTTCAATTGACACACAGTCAAATGCTTTGCAACAAATTTCTCAGAGCGGACCAGCTAATACCGGATTAACATTTATCTATCTTCCTAAATTATTCGGGCAATTATCACAAAGCATTTTAATAAACTCCGTTTTTGCATCAGCTTTTTTTCTTGCTTTATTTTTTGCAGCGCTCACATCATTAATCTCAATGGTTGAACTTGCAACAAGAACACTGATTGATTTTGGTGTCGGAAGAAGAAAAGCAATCATCTTTGTTTCTGTAATTGCATTTTTATTTGGATTGCCTTCAGCAATAAATATGAAATTTCTGATCAATCAGGATTGGGTTTGGGGAGTTGGACTTTTATTGAGTGGTGCTTTTATTTCATTTGCAATAATCAGATTTGGAGTTAACAGATTTCGTAATGAAGTTGTTAACGGAATCGGAAGTGATGTAAAAATCGGGAAATGGTATAATGTGCTGATAAAGTATTTAGTCCCTGTTCAGGTTATCGCTTTAGTATCCTGGTGGTTAGCTTCTTCTGTTTCCTGGGACCCTGAATGGTGGAATCCTTTTCATATAGAAAATGCAGGAACTGTCTTGTTTCAATGGTTGATTGTTTTAATTGTATTTATAATTTTTAATAAGTATATGTATCAGAAAACCGTTGAGAATATTAAATGA
- the holA gene encoding DNA polymerase III subunit delta, whose translation MAKTKFLSVFDIPKDIKTNGLKPIYYVFGEDTFSFDYAKSVIEKTVTPLLASEFDKETYYGSKNSFTEILSAASTFPFGDGKKFLIVKNAEKPKDKDKLADYAESPSEFTIMLLFHEGTITKPDSEPYKTLSKLGEIFESKEMKGDALVEWVKSYVKENQRNISDENAQLLIDIVGENRSLIELQLEKIFLYLDDNKEITLKSIQQLATELKQFNIFDLINAIGRKEKSKALEIAFNLYESGTEMIQIIAMLNRYFSALAKIDELNALKMSDQEAARIVGTHPFYYKNYLEARKRYDLNSITNAFRALFNADLTIKTSPLDQKTVLTMLIAEIIPD comes from the coding sequence ATGGCAAAGACTAAATTCTTATCAGTGTTTGACATTCCAAAAGACATAAAGACAAACGGTCTTAAACCAATTTATTATGTCTTTGGTGAAGATACATTCAGTTTTGATTATGCTAAATCTGTTATTGAAAAAACAGTAACACCGCTTCTTGCTTCAGAGTTTGACAAAGAAACTTACTACGGCAGCAAAAATTCTTTCACAGAAATTTTATCCGCTGCATCAACTTTCCCTTTTGGAGATGGTAAAAAATTTTTAATCGTAAAAAATGCTGAGAAACCAAAAGACAAAGACAAACTTGCCGATTATGCCGAATCACCATCAGAGTTTACTATTATGCTGCTTTTCCATGAAGGTACAATAACAAAACCGGATTCAGAGCCGTACAAAACTTTAAGCAAACTCGGGGAGATATTCGAATCAAAGGAAATGAAAGGTGATGCTTTAGTCGAATGGGTTAAATCTTATGTTAAAGAAAATCAAAGAAATATTTCTGATGAAAATGCACAGCTGTTAATTGATATTGTTGGTGAAAATCGCTCGTTGATTGAATTGCAATTAGAAAAAATTTTTCTTTATCTGGATGATAATAAAGAAATAACACTCAAGAGTATTCAACAACTTGCAACAGAATTAAAACAATTCAACATTTTTGATTTGATTAATGCAATTGGAAGAAAAGAAAAATCCAAAGCTTTGGAAATAGCATTTAATCTTTATGAATCAGGCACAGAGATGATTCAGATAATCGCTATGCTAAATCGTTACTTCAGTGCACTTGCAAAGATTGATGAACTTAATGCATTAAAAATGTCAGATCAGGAAGCAGCCAGAATTGTTGGTACTCATCCTTTCTATTATAAAAATTATCTAGAAGCTCGCAAAAGATATGATCTTAATTCTATTACAAATGCTTTCAGAGCTTTGTTCAATGCAGATCTTACCATTAAAACAAGTCCGCTGGATCAGAAAACAGTTCTTACAATGCTGATTGCAGAAATAATTCCGGATTGA
- a CDS encoding AI-2E family transporter, translated as MSETIIKRFSRTFLLLILLAFLLYFAYLIIDIFIILAISILLALILAPFVHQLEEQGINRTFSTLIVFIAFGFIIYLALSVVIPKLIYQMDQLITSLKGFSFNEELKVLEAKILRVFPFFSKGEISNRIQNFISSQLANTVSHFYDYVSGLVSIVAVLVIVPFISFFLLKDSNKLKRELIHLAPNKFFEPAYWILKRVSLQLGRYVRGWIFDATFVGVVLGFGFWFIGIPNALPLGVIAGLGHLIPYFGPVIGGVPAMIISIIYTGDLSQIPLVTILIAVTYAVDNGIVQPYVFSKSVDMHPIVIILLIIAGSQLFGLIGMLLAVPTATVIKTAATEIYLAFKNYKLAKL; from the coding sequence ATGTCGGAAACCATAATCAAAAGATTCTCAAGAACATTTCTGTTACTGATACTGTTGGCATTTCTGCTTTACTTTGCATATCTCATCATTGATATTTTTATAATACTAGCAATTTCAATTCTCCTTGCTTTAATTCTTGCACCTTTTGTTCATCAGCTAGAAGAACAAGGAATTAACCGAACTTTTTCAACTCTGATTGTATTTATCGCTTTTGGTTTTATTATTTATCTTGCTCTGTCTGTAGTAATTCCGAAATTAATTTATCAGATGGATCAATTGATAACATCATTAAAAGGATTTTCTTTCAATGAAGAATTAAAAGTTCTTGAAGCTAAAATTCTCAGAGTATTTCCATTTTTCAGTAAAGGCGAAATTTCGAACCGAATCCAGAATTTTATATCGTCTCAATTAGCAAATACTGTTTCTCATTTTTATGATTATGTAAGTGGATTGGTCTCCATTGTTGCAGTACTTGTTATAGTACCCTTTATTTCTTTCTTCTTATTAAAAGACAGCAATAAACTTAAGAGAGAATTAATTCATCTTGCCCCAAATAAATTTTTTGAACCTGCATACTGGATTTTAAAGAGAGTCTCTTTACAGTTAGGCAGATATGTTCGCGGTTGGATATTCGATGCTACTTTTGTCGGAGTTGTATTGGGATTTGGATTCTGGTTTATCGGAATTCCTAACGCTCTGCCTCTGGGAGTTATTGCAGGACTCGGGCATTTAATCCCTTACTTTGGTCCGGTTATCGGTGGTGTTCCTGCAATGATCATTTCAATCATTTACACAGGTGATTTATCTCAGATACCATTAGTAACAATTCTGATTGCTGTAACTTATGCGGTTGATAACGGAATTGTTCAACCTTATGTATTTTCAAAAAGTGTGGATATGCATCCAATAGTAATTATACTTCTGATTATTGCAGGCAGTCAGCTATTTGGTTTAATAGGAATGTTACTCGCTGTTCCGACTGCTACTGTAATTAAGACCGCGGCGACAGAAATTTACTTAGCTTTCAAAAATTATAAACTGGCTAAATTATAA
- a CDS encoding NifU family protein, translated as MISESLLQKALNSIRPFLQADNGDVELVEVSQDGIVKVRLLGACEQCPLSVMTLRAGIERALMREVPGIKRIEAV; from the coding sequence ATGATTTCGGAAAGTTTACTACAAAAAGCTCTTAATTCTATCAGACCATTTCTTCAGGCAGATAATGGCGATGTGGAATTAGTAGAAGTTAGCCAGGATGGAATTGTTAAAGTCCGGTTACTTGGAGCTTGCGAACAATGTCCGCTATCTGTAATGACATTAAGAGCAGGTATTGAAAGAGCTTTGATGCGTGAAGTTCCGGGCATTAAAAGAATTGAGGCAGTCTGA